The sequence GATGGAGTAAATTACCATCACAACGATACCAGCTTCCCTAATTAAGTAATACTCCTCAAATTAAGTACGTCACGAATGAATGACATGATATAATGCATAGGCAAATATAATTTTTAATCGAACGTATGAAAATTGTAAGAAAAAAAAACCTTCATCTAACTCGGAATTTTGTATGCGTTTCATTTGGTTCTGAAAAAAAAAAGTGTTCAGTAATACACAAATAATTAACTTGGGCTACTTTGATTTTTGCATCTCAACATTGATAAAGCCAATAAAATTTTGAGTCGAACCCTCAAACAAAATATGTATGGAATTACAGGCATACAATttatttccctttcttttttgcgTTACCTCTGGACCTTGGAGCAGCATATATAGGTACCAGCTAGTGTAAGTAACAATAATCAAATGCAAAGCCATATATAGATATTAGCTTAGCTCCATCATAACAGCCAACTTGAGGTCTGAGTTCAAATAAACACCGTCTGAAACCATGTCACTGGCTCGCTTAGCTCCATCTATAAATATAGGGATAGCCCATGCAGCTCAAACACACGATACATGCAGCTAGCTCAAGGGAAAGGCAGAGACTCCTTGCTAGCTAGCCATGGCCTTCTACTATGCAATAGCATTGCTTGGCATGCTTGCTGTCTTCTCCTCGTGGGGGAATGCACTCGATGACAATATGCTGAAAACCACGGTATACATACAACAGCTTCCCTACCAAAACCAGAGAGGTGTAGCAGAAGGTACGGCAGTAATTAGCTGGTACATAAAGGATGGGCCAGGTGCTTCTGCGAATACAATCGGGCATGCGGAGGGCCTGGTAATCTTGACAGATATAGCCAGGTCTTCGTGCCTAATCACTACGGACTTGGTGTTCGACGGTGGAAGGTAATAAGACCCGGCCTTTCGCTATATATATATTACATACATATATGTGCATTTCCAATATTCGAAAAGAATATTTTATCATACTTCTCTGGAAAAACAGCCTCGCAGGGTCCTCACTTCAAGTGATGGGGCAGCATGAGTCTTCAGGCCAGTGGAGCATTATGGGCGGCACTGGACAATTTACCATGGCACGAGGTGTTATAGACAGGGATGGATTCGGATCGGATACGCATGGAAACGGATTCAAATGTCACTATTTACCATATTTTAATCCGAATACGGATACGAATACGAATATTATCATATACGAATACAAAACGGATAATTTGAATTCGGATTTACATTCGGATACTTACTTGATTTAGAACATAGCATCATaaccagtattaatttgttttatcaATGGATTTATAGTTGATAAAATCACATTACAAACAAATTATTAACAATAGCACATATACATTATTTAGTTGAATATCATATTTTTAAACAAATTATTTATACCGGGTATATTTATATTTTAGACTCTAATTATAATCTTTTTGTATATTAAGTATATTTGTATTTTGGACTCTAAAACTCCAATAATCTAATGTATTCAAAAATAGACTTTTTTAATATTATTAAAATTTATAATTGTATATCACTAGTACTATAACTATAAGATTAACACAGTCATTTGTTTatgatataaatatttttaacattttaaatggtgtatttcagtttttagtatattatttaatGTTTAAAATCACTTGTAATTAGTAATTAGTAATAAAAGTAAGTTTAAATTGATTTTATTGAATACTTTCTTCTTTCGGATACAAATAGTATCGGATATTTCACGGTTTTGTCGAATGTTGTCGAATACGAATCTTAAATCGGATAGAGAAGAAACGAATTCGGATATGTCTATTTAACATCCATATTAAAATCGAATACGAATACGGATATCCATATTAGCACTTTATCCGAATACGAATACAAATAATTCGGATCTCCAGACATCCGAATCCATCCCTAGTTATAGAGTACAAAACAATCCAACAGGACAGTAGCAGCAGGACCTTTGAAATATGCATATATGCATACTACACTCCCATGAACCGATGGAAAGCCGGTCTGCAGGTAAGTGCCAGCCACAGATGCATGATTGTTATCTCTACTCTTtccaaaataaaaaatatatatatacacatgcaTGTAGCTCCTTGAATGTTTCGCGAAAAATTTCATGACGATGATCACACACTTTCGTACAAAATCTGTGCAGGCTTTAGGTGACACTGGCCGTAAACCTTGAGGACTACGATCGAGATTCATATAAACATTTAGACCATCGTCCATGTGTATGTGCGCGCGCCAATGCAAGGAGTGACGTACGGCAGCCAGATCTACAATCTTTTTTTTATGCTTCATCCAATAATAAATGAACCCCCACTCCCTTATTCAGTTATTTCTGTCTCATGCATGTTCCCCTTGTCTCAACAGTGGTCATCAATAAGACGTGTCTTCGGTGGAAAGATATTAATTGTAGGAATAATTAAGTTTGCTTGCCCCAGTTTGTGTGATTTCAGCATTGTAACGACCAAGGTTTCCAGCAACCACATATATAGCTGTCATATGGCAAAACACATGGCTTGTGAGCACTGTGACTTGATCCCAATTCCAAACACAAATCCCACGGGATGACAAAAAAACTATGTAGCACAGTAATACTCAATCAAGTGTCGATTGAATATACCAAACTGCTTGCAAGGAACTTGCTCAACTGTATGTAGAAGATCAGAGGCAAAAGCGCAAAGCAAGTCAAGCGGCAGTGTTGCGTAGAGGGCCGGCAGTGCCGCGCCAGCAAAAATGCGCAGAATCTGTTCAAACATCACAGGAAGTTTGTGCAGAGGGAAAGAACATGATTCCTAAAGTTTCAACCATAGCAAAACAAAACTCTATGCGCAGACCAGATTTCTCGAAAAGAgtggggttttgttggggttaTCTCAAACTAACTCAAAAATGAGATCAACTCGTATCATGACCACAAATTGCTCAAACTAGGTATATGCAGTGATCCAAAGAGTATATCTCACCCCCACAACACTCCCCAACATCAATCACAACACAAGAATCCAGAAATCCAAAGGAGAGGGGAGGAAACGAGAACGAATACAAACTCGAATCAAAAAATGCAGCGGAGAAAAAACTAAGGTAGGACGTTCACAACAAGAGAAAGCCAAGTCTGACTCAACTTCGTCTCTGTCTCGAACtctaggaccagtctgcactaaaatggacgctcaGGATGTATCCAAACTCCGATTAGGTTGAGCTTTATATGGATGGAAATATAAGGAGATAAGCTTTCCAACCCAACTAGAACCaacttaaaattcatccggagtcaatgaGAATCGTCAAAATAAATCAGTGTTTAGGTTTTGTTTTGGTGATGCGACAgcttctgttgggccgttgggccatgtatctcgtcggagcccattaggggtgcgGCCAGGGGTCACGCACCCGCCTAACCTCTATTTTATCATCAACATCCGCCACAttagggtttgggttttgcttagattcattctatcatcgaacagtgtcgctgttcatcggtttgtgagaccccaactcgtaatcaacacagttttggttgtgttcttcctattcttgcttgtgttcttgatcgtgtttgtagggataagccttcgtggtgaggtcactcgtgtgtcacgggtgataaccaatggagTCATGGTGTAGTGATTGCAAGGATCCGTTCGCtcagagccttggatcatcaatgtcgagatctccactcaatcaagttatcgtagctcacggaagatcgggcctccCCTTCTATCAATTGCTTATCGAAAGGGTCTTGTCCACAACCGAGCATTAGTTGAAGCTGGTTTGaacagtagcttcatcttcactatgatgactccattgcactttacacatTTTGATCACTTTATGCCTCGTAACACGAGTCAAAGTATCAATGATCTTAATAGGGTACTcagtataagtcagatcatcttgaacactcagTTCCTCCATAGGCAGTTGCTCTTCTGGTACCCtaaggcacttcttcaactgggatacatggaatacatcatgtacataCGCAAGATGGTCGGGTAGTTCCAGTTGGTAGGCAACTTCCCCCACTCGCTTTGGGATCTTGAAGGGTccgataaagcgaggggacaactttcgtttaactttaaatctcctcataccctggatcggtgacaccttcagatacacgtgatcaccctccttaaactctaacTGCCTTCTCCGGGTAtctgcatagcttttctgcctagaCTGCACAGTTCTCAAGTTCTCCCGTGTCAactggacttgttcttctgcctcttgtataatttctggcccaaagaactgcctttctccagtttgatcccaatacagaagagttttgcactttctgccatataaagcttcaaacggtgacatcttcaaactggcctggtaactgttattgtgagagaactctgcatagggtaaactcttgtcccaactgtcaccatgtttaagagcacaagctcttaacatatcttctagtatTTGGTTAGTTCTCTTGGTCtacccatcagtttgaggatggtaggctgagctAAAATTCTACTTCGTGTCTAGGCACTCATGCAACTTCTGCCAAAACTAAGAAGTGAACTAGGATCCCCAGTCTGACaagatcttcttaggcactccgtGTAGACAAACTATTCGTGCCATATACAACTCAACTAGCCTAGCACccaaatatgtggtcttcactgggATAAAGTGGGccactttagttagcctgtccacaatcacccaaatagagtcatacccagtagATGTGTGGGGTAGACTAacgatgaagtccataccaatttcttcccacttccattcaggaatCTTAAGCGGGTGCAGCAAACCGGCAGGTCTCTGATGTTTAGCTTTCACCCTCTGGCAAACATCACACAATGCTACATGTGAAGCAACATCTCTCTTTagaccataccaccaatacttcttcttcagatcctagtacatcttagtactactaggatggatggagtaggctgagtcatgagcttccttcaatatggtttcacagagactatcaatctcaggaacacatatcttgTTCTTGAACCAGATTGTGCCTTGATCATCCTTCGTGAAGTCTGAACCTCTACCCTCTGCCATAAGATCTctgatctcttgaatcttggcatcaccaacctgacctttacgaatttcttgttcTAAGGTAGGTTCTACCTCTATGGTAACACCCTCTGTGTGAGCAACTATTCCCAGGTTGagattttcaaaatcttttgctaactcatcaggtagctgggtaACAATAGCTACATGAACATgttctttccgactcaaggcatccgccactagatttgccttgcccggatgatagtggctctaaccaacggcgttgcctaaggttgagatctttctAAGTGAAGATCTACTTTAAGCTATTATGATCAATAtagacttggcacttggtccccattatATAATGTCTTCATATCGTGAGAGcatgtgtgggggacagatatcccacgcgggtccactagaaggcgaaagACCATTGCATGGGGGCCACAGGCCAGTTATCCTGCAAGGTTGTCTCATCGTGGGCCGAGAGAGGACCACAAGTGAAATGGGCTAACCCAAGAAGGTGATGGGCTCATACTCGAATTGTCCGTGGATTACGTGTAATCTCAAGGAACTGTCCGACCTTTCCGTGCCTGGCGCCCTCGAACATCGGGGCGGATCAGGATGAAGTTGGCAGGTTTTCCTTAAGATAAGCTAAGTCGGTTCGCTATTAGTTAGGAGATATACTGGAGGAACGTGATCATCATGTACGTAGGGAGTGCCCCacagtcgtgtatataaggcctagggggaaccccatcattttcatctcaaTTAGCCCTTCTCCATTCAGGAGACGCCACTTGTAATACACCACGCATACAGACCCAccctaggaagtagggtattacgcctatcaaagcggcccgaacctgcagaaGATcgcctgtctctctctctctctcgtgctcctagcacgaaccatcgagctacaatcaacaacaccatcctacccaaaagcaccataaGGGtatccctgggtgtgcggtcagaCTCTAAACACCGACAACATGCACTactgctgccagttctaagtcatgagtgggacagTTCAGCTtatgtttccgcaactggcgagacgcgtaggcaatgacatgtccttcttgcataagaacacatcccaagcccaGGCGGCACGCATCATAgtatatgtcaaatcccttctatagatctggcattaccaacactggaggtgacatcaatctaaactttagttgattgaaactctcttggcattcacGAGTCCACTTAAACTCCCTTCCTTTTTCTAGTAGTGAGGTCATATGTTTCGCTATcttggagaatccttcaataaaacgCTGGTAATAACCCACGAGTCCCAGGAAATTCCAGATTTCAATGACCGAGCTTGGTATCTTCCATCCCACTATCTCTCTTACTTTAGccagatccactgatattcctccattggaGATGATGTGCCCAAGAAatggtacttcatcaagccagaactcacacttgctaaacttggcatagattTGATTACCCCTTAACTTCTACAGTACTAatcgcagatgttcctcatgatcacaatcattcttggaatagaccaggatgtcgtcaatgaataccacgatgaacttatcaagatactccataaacaccttgttcatcagattcatgaagtaggccggtgcattagtcaagccaaacaacatgacagtgaactcatatagaccatatcgagtagagaaagccatcttgggaatatcagaaggcctaatcttcatttgatgataacccgatctaagatcaatcttagagaataccctggcacctctcatttgatcaaacaaATCTTAAATACGAGGTAAATGTTACTTATTCTTAattgtgacatcattaagtgatctataatcaacacacatcctttgtgaaccatccttcttctgtacaaacagaaccggtgctccccaaggcgaGGAACTCGAATGAATGTACCCCTCCTCCTGCAACTCTTTTAGTTGTtccttaagttcttttaattcttcaaCAGATATTTTGTATGGCCTTTTTGGAATAGGAgctgttccaggtaagagatcaataacaaattcaacttccctatctggtggcattccgggtaactcctctggaaaaacATCTAGGGACTCTCTAACAACATGGATGTGTCTGCCCACAAATTTACCATCCACTAGATAAATGGCGGGTCTGGTGGAGGGGGTTAAGGTAATCatgacttcaaatctttctccttttggactagtgagttctacggttcccctaGCA is a genomic window of Zea mays cultivar B73 chromosome 5, Zm-B73-REFERENCE-NAM-5.0, whole genome shotgun sequence containing:
- the LOC100282319 gene encoding uncharacterized protein LOC100282319 precursor (The RefSeq protein has 6 substitutions compared to this genomic sequence); translation: MAFYYAIALLGMLAVFSSGGNALDDNMLKTTVYIQQLPYQNQRGVAEGTAVISWYIKDGPGASANTIGHAEGLVILTDIARSSWLITTDLVFDGGSLAGSSLQVMGQHESSGQWSIMGGTGQFTMARGVIEYKTIQEDSSSRTFEVCIYAYYTPMNGWKAGLALGDTGSKP